A stretch of Apostichopus japonicus isolate 1M-3 chromosome 9, ASM3797524v1, whole genome shotgun sequence DNA encodes these proteins:
- the LOC139973716 gene encoding protein phosphatase 1 regulatory subunit 42-like has product MVKLNTDLIARASIKTRKQKDESLALYLKKLTHLYFSEKNIDQIDDLSQCRNLSVLYLYDNHISRIQNLGFAANLTHLYLQNNNIVRIENLNQLRKLSKLYLGGNEISVIEGLDKLDSLKELHVDNQKLPVGERLLFDPRTLASLSTCLQVLNVSGNCLDDINELRILRDIMQFLASDNKLKDMKGVAAVIKSWRNLWRLELTGNPICHKAKYRDRIIVLNECLAVLDGKEINDTEKKFLLSWKEAKEAKKRQKLEDVERHRVSDIYVEDRGNQNGKELPPVHPPNGSRWNRNPNSIYVMPAMVGQRSKFDAILAKSASLPPSANRPKENPLAVTRRSYTDLDRPPKSQARPPQHSTIMDNSPINLPSREPDADMVNHIIPAS; this is encoded by the exons ATGGTTAAACTGAATACAGACTTGATAGCTAGGGCTTCCATCAAGACAAGAAAACAGAAGGATGAGAGTCTAGCTCTATACCTGAAGAAACTTACTCATCTCTACTTCTCTGAGAAAAATATTGACCAAATT GATGATCTTTCACAGTGTCGCAACCTCTCGGTGCTCTATCTCTATGACAACCACATCTCAAGGATACAGAATCTTGGCTTTGCAGCTAATTTAACACACTTGTACCTACAGAATAATAACATTGTCAGGATTGAAAACCTGAACCAACTTCGCAAGTTATCAAAGTT GTATTTAGGTGGAAATGAAATCAGTGTTATAGAGGGATTAGATAAGTTGGATTCTTTAAAAGAGTTACATGTGGACAACCAGAAGCTTCCGGTTGGTGAACGACTCCTGTTTGACCCTAGAACGTTAGCTTCATTGTCA ACATGTCTTCAGGTGCTGAATGTGTCAGGGAACTGTCTCGATGACATCAATGAGCTACGTATCTTGCGAGATATCATGCAGTTCTTGGCATCAGACAACAAGTTGAAAGACATGAAAGGTGTGGCAGCAGTCATCAAGTCCTGGAGGAATTTGTGGCGGTTGGAGCTAACAGGCAATCCAATATGTCATAAAGCCAAGTATAGAGACAGAATAATTGTCTTGAATGAATGCTTAG CGGTATTAGACGGGAAAGAGATCAACGACAcagaaaagaaatttttattgaGCTGGAAAGAAGCCAAGGAAGCCAAGAAGAGACAAAAGTTGGAAGACGTGGAAAGACATAGAGTTAGTGACATTTATGTGGAAGACAGAGGTAACCAAAATG GTAAAGAATTACCACCCGTCCATCCCCCGAATGGTTCCAGGTGGAACCGCAACCCAAACTCCATATATGTTATGCCAGCTATGGTGGGTCAgaggtcaaaatttgatgccATTCTAGCCAAATCTGCCAGCCTGCCGCCATCTGCAAACAGACCCAAAGAGAATCCTCTAGCAGTGACAAGGAGAAGCTACACAGATCTAGACAGACCGCCCAA ATCTCAAGCGAGGCCACCTCAACATTCAACCATTATGGACAATTCGCCGATCAATTTACCTAGCAGAGAGCCAGATGCGGATATGGTCAATCATATAATTCCTGCTTCCTGA